The proteins below come from a single Corylus avellana chromosome ca3, CavTom2PMs-1.0 genomic window:
- the LOC132175240 gene encoding beta-carotene hydroxylase 1, chloroplastic-like isoform X1, translating into MATGVSITSSASTHCFKQKTHQIPTRFSNSISCSPKICGISSTSRKNKTLRVRLVMEKKAEDVIKVDEEIDTLKSGDAINNQITGASRGEERLERKRFERYTYLVAAIMSSLGVTSMAAISVYYRFSWQMEGGEFPLLEMFCTFALSVGAAVGMEFWARWAHRVLWHASLWNMHESHHQPRKGPFEVNDVFAIINAIPAIILLAYGFSNKDVIPGLCFGAGLGITVFGMAYMFVHDGLVHRRFPVGPIANVPYLRRVAAAHQLHHSDRFDGVPYGLFLGPKEVEEVGGMEELENEIQRRIKQSKGS; encoded by the exons ATGGCGACTGGAGTTTCGATTACTTCAAGCGCATCAACGcactgtttcaaacaaaaaactcacCAGATTCCGACACGCTTTTCCAATTCAATCTCCTGCTCGCCAAAAATATGTGGAATTTCTTCTACCTCTAGGAAAAACAAGACCTTGAGAGTACGCTTGGTTATGGAGAAGAAAGCAGAGGATGTTATCAAAGTTGACGAAGAAATTGACACTCTGAAATCCGGCGACGCTATAAACAATCAGATCACAGGCGCCTCACGTGGGGAAGAGAGattagaaaggaaaagattCGAAAGATATACTTATCTTGTCGCTGCAATCATGTCCAGTCTCGGAGTCACTTCCATGGCCGCCATATCTGTTTATTACAGATTTTCTTGGCAAATGGAG GGTGGAGAATTTCCACTTTTGGAAATGTTCTGCACATTTGCTCTCTCTGTAGGCGCTGCT GTGGGAATGGAATTCTGGGCTAGGTGGGCTCACAGGGTGCTCTGGCACGCTTCATTGTGGAATATGCACGAG TCCCATCACCAACCCAGAAAGGGTCCCTTTGAAGTCAACGATGTTTTCGCCATCATCAACGCTATCCCAGCGATTATTCTTCTTGCTTATGGGTTCTCTAACAAGGATGTAATTCCAGGACTCTGCTTCGGTGCG GGTCTAGGGATCACAGTGTTTGGGATGGCCTACATGTTTGTGCATGATGGACTTGTCCACCGTCGATTTCCAGTAGGGCCCATCGCAAATGTTCCTTATTTACGAAGAGTTGCTGCAGCTCACCAA ctTCATCACTCTGATAGATTTGATGGGGTGCCATATGGGTTGTTCTTGGGCCCAAAG GAAGTAGAAGAAGTTGGGGGAATGGAAGAGTTGGAAAATGAAATCCAACGAAGGATCAAGCAATCCAAAGGTTCTTAG
- the LOC132175240 gene encoding beta-carotene hydroxylase 1, chloroplastic-like isoform X2: MATGVSITSSASTHCFKQKTHQIPTRFSNSISCSPKICGISSTSRKNKTLRVRLVMEKKAEDVIKVDEEIDTLKSGDAINNQITGASRGEERLERKRFERYTYLVAAIMSSLGVTSMAAISVYYRFSWQMEGGEFPLLEMFCTFALSVGAAVGMEFWARWAHRVLWHASLWNMHESHHQPRKGPFEVNDVFAIINAIPAIILLAYGFSNKDVIPGLCFGAGLGITVFGMAYMFVHDGLVHRRFPVGPIANVPYLRRVAAAHQEVEEVGGMEELENEIQRRIKQSKGS, encoded by the exons ATGGCGACTGGAGTTTCGATTACTTCAAGCGCATCAACGcactgtttcaaacaaaaaactcacCAGATTCCGACACGCTTTTCCAATTCAATCTCCTGCTCGCCAAAAATATGTGGAATTTCTTCTACCTCTAGGAAAAACAAGACCTTGAGAGTACGCTTGGTTATGGAGAAGAAAGCAGAGGATGTTATCAAAGTTGACGAAGAAATTGACACTCTGAAATCCGGCGACGCTATAAACAATCAGATCACAGGCGCCTCACGTGGGGAAGAGAGattagaaaggaaaagattCGAAAGATATACTTATCTTGTCGCTGCAATCATGTCCAGTCTCGGAGTCACTTCCATGGCCGCCATATCTGTTTATTACAGATTTTCTTGGCAAATGGAG GGTGGAGAATTTCCACTTTTGGAAATGTTCTGCACATTTGCTCTCTCTGTAGGCGCTGCT GTGGGAATGGAATTCTGGGCTAGGTGGGCTCACAGGGTGCTCTGGCACGCTTCATTGTGGAATATGCACGAG TCCCATCACCAACCCAGAAAGGGTCCCTTTGAAGTCAACGATGTTTTCGCCATCATCAACGCTATCCCAGCGATTATTCTTCTTGCTTATGGGTTCTCTAACAAGGATGTAATTCCAGGACTCTGCTTCGGTGCG GGTCTAGGGATCACAGTGTTTGGGATGGCCTACATGTTTGTGCATGATGGACTTGTCCACCGTCGATTTCCAGTAGGGCCCATCGCAAATGTTCCTTATTTACGAAGAGTTGCTGCAGCTCACCAA GAAGTAGAAGAAGTTGGGGGAATGGAAGAGTTGGAAAATGAAATCCAACGAAGGATCAAGCAATCCAAAGGTTCTTAG